The following are encoded together in the Adhaeribacter arboris genome:
- a CDS encoding ABC transporter ATP-binding protein: MIQTINLQKKYTTDEVETTALNRVNLEINDGEFVAIMGPSGCGKSTLLNILGLLDNPTAGEFYFQGQNVAQYNERQRADLRKTSIGFVFQSFNLIEELTVYENIELPLIYQKLSSTEINYRVTTALERLQIAHRGQHFPQQLSGGQQQRVAIARSIVCSPQIILADEPTGNLDSATGQEVMNLLAELNESGTTIIMVTHSPTDAEYSRRIIRLFDGEVITENTKKPAYAKELL; this comes from the coding sequence ATGATTCAAACCATTAATCTGCAAAAGAAATACACTACCGATGAAGTCGAAACAACGGCTTTGAACCGGGTTAACCTGGAGATTAACGATGGTGAATTTGTCGCTATTATGGGGCCATCGGGTTGCGGAAAATCTACCCTCCTGAATATTTTAGGTTTACTTGATAATCCTACGGCCGGTGAATTTTATTTTCAAGGGCAGAATGTGGCGCAATACAACGAAAGGCAGCGGGCCGATTTACGAAAAACCAGCATTGGATTTGTATTTCAGAGCTTTAATTTAATTGAAGAACTAACGGTGTACGAAAATATTGAATTGCCCCTGATTTACCAGAAGTTATCGTCAACGGAAATTAACTACCGGGTAACAACCGCTTTGGAAAGATTACAGATAGCGCACCGGGGCCAGCATTTTCCGCAGCAACTATCGGGTGGTCAGCAGCAGCGGGTGGCTATTGCCCGATCAATTGTTTGTTCGCCGCAGATAATTTTGGCCGATGAACCCACGGGTAATTTAGATTCTGCTACGGGTCAGGAAGTAATGAACCTGCTCGCCGAATTAAATGAGTCGGGCACCACTATTATTATGGTAACGCATTCTCCCACCGATGCCGAGTACAGCCGCCGGATAATCCGGCTGTTTGATGGAGAAGTAATAACCGAAAATACGAAGAAACCTGCCTATGCTAAAGAACTACTTTAA
- a CDS encoding sigma-54-dependent transcriptional regulator codes for MAKTDAKILIVDDQEDILTAGRIFLKQHFTYVRTESNPNRIPYLMQNEHFDVIMLDMNYSIGATSSREGFDWLKEILERDPNAVVILITAYGDVEIAVKALKEGATDFVLKPWQNEKLLATLLSATQLSKSKTQVRHLMARQQHITQTIEKNYGEFIGVSPAMQKVYQTIEKVGPTDANVLILGENGTGKELAARALHRQSPRSAEAFINVDLGAVSETLFESELFGHAKGAYTDAKEDRAGRFETASGGTLFLDEIGNLTLPLQAKLLTALQSRQIIRLGTNKPIPINIRLVSATNMPLHEMVSQGRFRQDLLYRINTVEIHLPPLRERKEDIKLLAEHFLNNYRRKYQKPNLELETETLKKLAEYHWPGNIRELDHAIERAVIMSDEKALRVSDFGFAPSPHKNETNLEADLTLDALEKLMVQKMLAKYAGNITHAARELGITRTALYRRIEKHGL; via the coding sequence ATGGCTAAAACCGACGCGAAAATTTTAATTGTGGATGACCAGGAAGATATCCTGACAGCGGGCCGGATTTTTTTAAAACAGCATTTTACCTACGTCCGCACGGAGTCTAATCCCAACCGGATACCGTACCTGATGCAAAATGAGCATTTTGACGTAATAATGCTCGACATGAATTATTCCATCGGCGCTACTTCCAGTCGGGAAGGTTTTGATTGGCTGAAAGAAATTCTGGAACGCGACCCCAATGCCGTAGTTATTTTAATTACCGCTTACGGCGACGTAGAAATTGCCGTTAAAGCCTTAAAAGAAGGAGCCACGGATTTCGTGCTAAAGCCCTGGCAAAACGAAAAACTGCTGGCTACTTTGCTTTCCGCCACGCAACTTAGTAAGTCTAAAACGCAGGTGCGCCACTTAATGGCGCGGCAGCAGCACATTACGCAAACCATTGAGAAAAACTACGGCGAGTTTATTGGGGTTTCCCCCGCCATGCAGAAGGTTTACCAAACCATTGAGAAAGTTGGACCCACCGATGCGAACGTTTTAATTTTAGGAGAAAATGGTACGGGTAAAGAATTAGCCGCGCGCGCTTTGCACCGGCAATCACCGCGAAGCGCCGAAGCTTTTATAAACGTGGATTTAGGAGCGGTAAGCGAAACTTTGTTCGAAAGTGAATTATTCGGGCATGCCAAGGGAGCTTACACCGATGCCAAAGAAGACCGCGCCGGCCGTTTTGAAACTGCTTCGGGCGGAACCCTTTTCCTCGACGAAATTGGGAATCTTACTTTGCCGCTGCAGGCAAAATTACTCACTGCTTTACAAAGTCGCCAGATTATTCGTTTAGGAACGAATAAACCTATTCCGATTAATATTCGGTTAGTGAGCGCTACTAACATGCCGCTGCACGAAATGGTAAGTCAAGGGCGTTTTCGGCAAGATTTGCTGTACCGGATTAATACCGTAGAAATTCATCTGCCACCCTTGCGGGAACGGAAAGAAGATATAAAATTATTAGCCGAACATTTTCTGAATAATTACCGGCGTAAGTATCAGAAACCGAATCTGGAACTGGAAACTGAAACGTTAAAAAAATTAGCCGAATACCATTGGCCCGGCAACATTCGCGAACTCGACCACGCCATTGAACGCGCCGTAATTATGAGCGATGAAAAAGCTTTGCGGGTTTCTGATTTTGGCTTTGCTCCGTCTCCTCACAAAAACGAAACAAACCTAGAGGCGGATTTAACGCTGGATGCGCTCGAAAAATTAATGGTGCAGAAAATGCTGGCCAAATATGCCGGTAACATTACCCACGCCGCCCGCGAACTAGGCATTACCCGCACCGCCCTTTACCGCCGAATTGAGAAGCATGGTCTATAA
- a CDS encoding TonB-dependent receptor: MRFILHCTVIFSLFLGCSLSVVAQNQYTISGTIRADDTSENLIGAAAFITGTTIGATTNNYGFYTFRVAPGTYTLQFSYVGYETITRQITVSRNVRLNLTLPLAGNQLKEVVIEGGSLQEKFAGAQMSIEQLTTREAKLLPALFGEVDILKTLQLKPGVQSGGEGTSGLYVRGGGPDQNLFLLDDATVYNASHLFGFFSVFNSDAIRSVDLYKGGFPAQFGGRLSSVVDVKLREGDNQKFSATGGIGLIASRLTLEGPIKKGKSSFIISGRRTYVDVFTRLANRANEDKEDYNPIPDYYFYDLNAKATFNLTPKDNVYLSGYLGNDIFGFRNSGFKFDFGWGNKVASLRWNHAFSSRLFANTTLSTSSYKYTITNKLDIFSFNLRSDIQDYTVKTDLDYLPGNAHKIKMGVHYTYHKFLVGRFQAGAEDNSFSFGAGSRYRGSEYGVYLADDWQPTPAWSFQYGLRLSGFFNQGAGFNALEPRAAVRYSLSENTALKASFTSMRQYIHLVSNSGASLPTDIWYPSNKTVKPQRSTQVALGWSHLFKGGQYLFTHEIYYKWMKNQVDFRDGAQLFVNDNLDEEFLFGRGDSYGSEFYLEKKSGRTTGWLGYTLSWSNRKFAGINNGRRFPTRADRRHDITAVLMHQLAKRWQVTGTWVYGTGNAYSIPVGRFGLQGPPGEDVSVVPVYLDRNQFRLASYHRMDLGAVYKLRPRRGESDLTFSVYNAYNRRNPYFVYFDEVKNAETDQTQEYKAKQVSLFPVIPSVTYNFKF; this comes from the coding sequence ATGCGCTTCATTCTACACTGTACGGTAATATTTAGTTTATTTCTTGGTTGCAGCTTATCGGTTGTTGCTCAAAATCAGTATACCATAAGCGGCACCATTCGGGCCGACGATACCAGTGAAAATTTAATTGGCGCGGCAGCTTTTATTACCGGCACTACCATTGGGGCTACTACCAATAACTATGGCTTTTACACGTTTCGGGTAGCTCCGGGCACGTATACCCTGCAATTCTCTTATGTAGGTTACGAAACCATTACCCGCCAGATTACTGTTTCGCGGAATGTTCGATTAAACCTGACATTGCCCTTAGCCGGCAACCAGTTGAAAGAAGTAGTAATTGAGGGCGGTAGTTTACAAGAAAAATTTGCGGGCGCCCAAATGAGCATCGAACAATTAACTACCCGCGAAGCTAAATTACTGCCTGCTTTATTTGGAGAAGTAGATATTCTAAAAACATTGCAATTAAAACCGGGCGTACAATCCGGGGGCGAAGGCACTTCCGGGTTATACGTGCGGGGCGGTGGCCCGGATCAGAACTTGTTTTTGCTCGACGATGCTACCGTTTACAATGCTTCTCATTTATTCGGCTTTTTTAGCGTGTTTAATTCGGATGCGATTCGGAGCGTAGATTTATACAAAGGTGGCTTTCCGGCCCAATTTGGCGGGCGTTTATCGTCGGTAGTGGATGTAAAACTGCGGGAAGGCGATAATCAGAAATTTTCCGCTACCGGGGGCATTGGTCTTATTGCCTCCCGGCTGACCTTAGAAGGCCCGATAAAAAAAGGAAAATCTTCGTTTATTATTTCGGGAAGGCGCACTTATGTGGATGTTTTTACCCGCTTAGCTAATCGCGCCAACGAAGACAAGGAAGATTATAATCCTATTCCGGATTATTACTTTTACGATTTAAACGCGAAAGCCACCTTTAATCTTACCCCGAAAGATAACGTATACCTCAGCGGTTATTTAGGTAACGATATATTTGGTTTCCGGAACAGCGGTTTTAAGTTTGATTTTGGCTGGGGCAACAAAGTAGCTTCTCTCCGCTGGAATCACGCTTTTAGTTCACGTTTATTCGCCAACACTACGCTCAGTACGTCCAGTTACAAATATACTATCACCAATAAATTGGATATTTTCAGTTTTAATTTACGCTCCGACATTCAGGATTATACCGTAAAAACTGATTTAGATTACTTACCGGGTAATGCACATAAAATAAAAATGGGCGTGCATTATACTTACCATAAATTTCTGGTGGGCCGTTTTCAAGCGGGAGCCGAGGATAATAGTTTTAGTTTTGGGGCTGGTTCGCGGTACCGGGGCAGTGAATACGGCGTGTATTTAGCCGATGATTGGCAGCCTACCCCCGCCTGGTCTTTTCAATATGGTTTGCGGCTATCTGGTTTCTTTAACCAGGGTGCTGGTTTTAACGCTTTAGAACCCCGGGCTGCCGTCCGGTACAGCCTTTCCGAAAACACCGCGCTTAAAGCCAGTTTCACCAGCATGCGGCAATACATTCATTTAGTTAGTAATTCCGGCGCTTCCCTGCCCACCGATATTTGGTACCCTTCTAATAAAACCGTTAAACCCCAACGTTCTACGCAGGTAGCCTTAGGTTGGAGTCATTTGTTTAAAGGCGGTCAGTATTTATTTACCCACGAGATTTATTACAAGTGGATGAAAAACCAGGTAGATTTTCGGGATGGGGCGCAACTGTTTGTGAACGATAACCTGGACGAAGAATTTCTTTTTGGGCGCGGCGATAGTTACGGTAGCGAATTTTACCTGGAGAAAAAGTCGGGTCGTACTACGGGCTGGTTGGGTTATACCTTATCCTGGTCGAACCGGAAATTTGCCGGGATAAATAATGGCCGGCGTTTTCCTACCCGCGCCGATCGCCGCCACGATATTACCGCGGTACTAATGCACCAGTTAGCTAAACGCTGGCAAGTTACGGGTACTTGGGTTTATGGCACCGGTAATGCTTATTCTATTCCCGTTGGTCGGTTTGGCTTACAAGGCCCACCCGGCGAGGATGTGTCGGTGGTGCCGGTATACTTAGACCGTAACCAATTCCGGCTGGCTTCTTACCACCGTATGGATTTGGGAGCAGTGTATAAGCTTCGTCCCCGCCGCGGGGAATCTGACTTAACGTTTAGCGTTTACAATGCCTATAACCGACGCAATCCGTATTTCGTGTATTTTGATGAGGTAAAAAATGCGGAGACCGATCAAACTCAGGAATACAAAGCCAAACAAGTTTCTTTGTTTCCGGTAATACCTTCCGTGACGTATAATTTTAAATTTTAG
- a CDS encoding DUF4249 domain-containing protein — MLTSGRSYLLFLGNLLFFTGCNLEKDIDINLPPYQSQMVVECYLEPGKPVRLSLIESSSYLAKPDITIIQDAAVTISRNGVPETLTYGVGMDEVTQKFYTYTTNGVLQANPGDVFTLTITDPRGRQLVGTTTILPLVKIDTVEFNFNDKGQALVLTKFKDDGNTEDYYQYSIHRDSLLHEAEIEYTSPDELNNGKPFVFGTGYDFDPGDSVIVTLHHLDKAFFDFKESVDEAKNANGNPFAQPGRVKSTVQGGLGVFTNLVYDRKKLVVPPKK, encoded by the coding sequence ATGCTGACATCCGGCAGAAGTTATTTATTGTTTTTAGGGAACTTGCTATTTTTTACGGGTTGTAACCTGGAAAAAGATATAGACATAAATTTACCTCCTTACCAAAGCCAAATGGTAGTAGAATGTTACCTGGAACCAGGCAAACCCGTACGGCTTTCCTTAATTGAAAGTAGTTCCTATTTGGCTAAACCGGATATTACCATTATTCAAGATGCGGCGGTAACTATTTCGCGTAACGGAGTTCCTGAAACCTTAACGTATGGCGTAGGTATGGATGAAGTTACCCAAAAATTTTATACTTATACTACGAATGGGGTATTACAAGCCAATCCCGGGGATGTATTTACCTTAACAATTACCGACCCCAGAGGACGTCAACTGGTTGGCACCACTACTATTCTGCCGCTCGTAAAAATTGATACAGTAGAATTTAATTTTAATGACAAAGGGCAAGCTTTGGTATTAACCAAATTTAAGGACGATGGCAACACCGAAGATTATTACCAGTATTCAATTCATAGAGACAGTTTGCTTCACGAAGCAGAAATAGAATACACCTCCCCGGATGAGTTAAATAACGGCAAACCCTTTGTTTTTGGTACCGGTTATGATTTTGATCCGGGCGATTCGGTAATTGTAACTTTACATCATTTAGACAAAGCTTTCTTCGATTTCAAAGAATCCGTGGATGAAGCTAAAAACGCTAATGGCAATCCGTTTGCACAACCCGGCCGGGTAAAATCTACGGTACAAGGCGGGCTAGGGGTTTTTACAAATTTGGTTTATGATCGAAAGAAACTGGTAGTGCCGCCCAAAAAATAA
- a CDS encoding cation diffusion facilitator family transporter, with translation MPASKVPLYSALAANLAIAITKFIAASITGSSAMVSEGIHSVVDTTNEVLLLFGIAKSKKPPSAKRPFGYGKELYFWAFIVSILIFGIGGGISFYEGVQHLLHPVQIEDPKWNYIVLGAAFVFDGISFITAVKEFNRQRGSIRFWKAVRHSKDPSTFVVLFEDAADLLGLTVAFLGVFLGHYYNNPYFDGIASMIIGLILTAISGILAKESRSLLMGESADAEVLDEVTHLTESHPTVQKVLRPLSMYLAPEEIILILIVAFREEVNSAEVTNAIVTIRQTIQERFPSIKQIFIEPEMLSI, from the coding sequence ATGCCAGCCTCTAAAGTTCCTTTATATAGTGCATTAGCTGCTAATTTAGCCATTGCCATTACTAAATTTATTGCCGCCAGCATTACAGGCAGTTCGGCAATGGTTTCGGAGGGCATCCACTCTGTAGTAGATACCACCAACGAAGTATTACTACTTTTCGGGATTGCTAAAAGCAAAAAGCCACCGAGTGCCAAGCGACCTTTTGGGTACGGTAAAGAACTTTATTTTTGGGCCTTCATTGTTTCAATTTTAATATTCGGCATTGGCGGCGGCATTTCTTTTTACGAAGGCGTGCAACACCTGCTGCACCCGGTGCAAATAGAAGATCCTAAATGGAACTACATTGTATTAGGAGCGGCCTTTGTGTTTGATGGTATTTCATTTATAACCGCCGTAAAAGAGTTTAACCGCCAACGTGGCTCGATCCGGTTCTGGAAAGCCGTACGGCATAGTAAAGACCCTTCTACTTTCGTGGTTTTGTTTGAAGATGCTGCCGATTTATTGGGTTTAACTGTGGCTTTCCTGGGCGTATTTTTAGGTCATTATTATAATAATCCCTACTTCGACGGTATTGCCTCCATGATTATTGGTTTGATTCTGACAGCTATATCGGGAATATTAGCGAAAGAAAGCCGAAGTTTGTTAATGGGCGAAAGCGCCGATGCCGAAGTTTTAGACGAAGTAACCCATTTAACGGAATCGCATCCAACTGTGCAAAAAGTTTTACGGCCACTTTCCATGTACCTGGCCCCCGAGGAAATTATTTTAATTTTAATTGTAGCTTTCCGGGAAGAAGTAAATAGCGCTGAAGTAACGAATGCAATTGTTACCATCCGGCAAACTATTCAGGAACGATTCCCGTCTATTAAACAAATATTTATTGAACCGGAAATGTTAAGCATTTAA
- a CDS encoding M61 family metallopeptidase, with protein sequence MKKFCVVIAFTLFTVTSLFAAAPTYRFTLDLQNIQNDKVQVTLQTPPITTLETVYNIPKMVPGTYSVDNFGRYLSDFKAYAKNGQLLETEKLDDNRWRIKNASSLAKITYWIDDTFQDTAATHPIFEPSGTNIEANQNFLLNTHGFMGYFDNLKRLPYEFTVLKPQNFYGSTALKAVKTTPTSDIYVVPTYMELVDSPVMYSVPDTTVLHIGGADVLVSIYSPGKKVKANYVGAIIRSTLEAQKNYLGGKLPVPRYAFLIYLSDKPNKTGAYGALEHSYSSVYYMPEADPERIAQQIVSIAAHEFFHIVTPLSIHAEQIHDFDYNNPKMSEHLWLYEGVTEYAATHVQVNQKILTPEAYLGKLRNYIIGASRYNDTLPFTAMSKGALDKHANQYGNVYQKGALIGLGLDIKLRELSNGNYGIRRLMQDLALTYGKNKAFKDEELFDKITALTFPEIRDFFRKHVEGNQPLPYTDIFKTVGVIYQPVSTEEKVSLGRLELGYDAKAQKLTLENLTETNAFNKKNGLRVGDQLWALNNKTLTPESLSTVFKNEVYTRTPGDEITVVVGRENKRGKIKLKKLKGHLIKITEEKQYVLQIDSAASPQQKIIRDSWLYNN encoded by the coding sequence ATGAAGAAATTTTGTGTCGTAATTGCTTTTACTCTTTTTACTGTAACTTCCCTCTTCGCTGCTGCTCCCACCTATCGCTTCACGTTGGATTTACAAAACATACAGAACGACAAAGTTCAGGTAACTTTGCAAACACCACCTATTACCACGCTCGAAACGGTCTATAATATTCCCAAAATGGTACCTGGCACGTATTCAGTCGATAATTTTGGACGCTACCTTTCTGATTTTAAAGCTTACGCCAAAAATGGCCAATTACTGGAAACTGAAAAACTGGATGATAATCGCTGGAGAATAAAAAATGCTTCTTCTTTAGCCAAAATCACTTATTGGATCGACGATACTTTCCAGGACACAGCAGCCACCCACCCTATTTTTGAACCTTCGGGCACCAACATTGAGGCAAACCAAAACTTTCTGCTCAATACCCACGGTTTTATGGGTTATTTTGATAACCTGAAACGCTTACCTTATGAGTTTACCGTATTGAAACCGCAAAATTTTTACGGTTCCACCGCTTTAAAAGCAGTTAAAACCACTCCCACCTCTGACATCTATGTTGTACCCACTTACATGGAATTGGTAGATTCGCCGGTAATGTACAGCGTACCCGATACTACTGTTTTACATATTGGCGGAGCAGATGTTCTGGTATCTATTTATTCGCCGGGCAAAAAAGTAAAAGCTAATTACGTTGGTGCTATTATTCGTTCGACGCTGGAAGCCCAAAAAAACTACTTAGGAGGCAAATTACCCGTACCCCGCTACGCTTTTTTAATTTATCTCTCGGATAAGCCCAACAAAACCGGGGCTTACGGGGCTTTAGAACATTCCTATTCTTCGGTTTACTACATGCCCGAGGCCGATCCGGAACGAATTGCCCAGCAGATTGTGAGCATTGCGGCTCACGAATTTTTTCATATTGTAACGCCTCTCAGCATTCACGCCGAGCAAATCCACGATTTTGATTATAACAACCCCAAAATGTCGGAGCATTTGTGGCTTTACGAAGGAGTTACGGAATACGCGGCCACCCACGTACAGGTAAATCAGAAAATACTTACCCCAGAGGCTTATTTAGGTAAATTACGCAACTACATTATTGGAGCCAGTCGGTACAACGATACGCTACCTTTTACGGCGATGAGCAAAGGAGCCTTAGATAAACACGCTAACCAATACGGCAATGTGTACCAGAAAGGAGCTTTAATTGGTTTAGGCTTGGATATAAAGTTGCGCGAATTATCGAATGGAAACTATGGTATTCGGCGGCTGATGCAGGATTTGGCCTTAACTTACGGTAAAAATAAAGCTTTTAAAGACGAAGAACTTTTTGACAAAATCACGGCCTTAACTTTTCCAGAGATTCGCGATTTTTTCCGGAAACACGTAGAAGGTAATCAACCATTGCCGTACACCGATATTTTTAAAACGGTAGGAGTTATTTACCAACCCGTTAGTACCGAAGAAAAAGTTTCCCTGGGCCGTTTAGAATTGGGGTATGATGCTAAAGCGCAAAAGTTAACCTTAGAAAACCTTACGGAGACCAACGCTTTTAATAAAAAGAATGGCTTACGAGTCGGGGATCAATTATGGGCTTTAAACAACAAAACACTTACTCCGGAGTCGCTTTCAACTGTTTTTAAGAATGAAGTCTATACGCGTACTCCCGGCGATGAAATTACGGTAGTAGTGGGCCGGGAGAACAAACGAGGAAAAATCAAACTAAAAAAATTAAAAGGACATCTTATTAAGATCACCGAAGAGAAGCAGTACGTTTTACAAATAGATTCAGCGGCTAGCCCTCAACAAAAAATAATACGCGATTCCTGGTTGTATAACAATTAA
- a CDS encoding ABC transporter permease: MLKNYFKIAWRNLLRNKAYSAINIAGLATGISACILIFFYVKHELTYEQQFDKYDRIYRVVTDINLEGQQDKFARSPAPLAAAMQKDYPAIEKVARLLPLNKQTVWLEDKAYNEEGLFFADSTFFDIFSYEFLVGNPRTALQIARTVVISDRLAEKYFDSVDNAMGQVLQFSNNAYVVTGVFKDDHHSHIEANMFLSERTLKYSYADSANYTWFPMAWFTYILLPESAQESSIQQELDHLYNQKVAPWLEKYEVSARLRFSLQPISAIHLTSDRTYDISPAGNKSYVYIFSFVAVFILLIACINYMNLATARSSKRAREVGLRKVVGAHRAQLVWQFVGESVLITLMAILLAVASVEIMLPFFNALTGKDFTHASFTEPSFIGTLALIVLFVGLIAGSYPAFFLSKFKPAEVLKNDKNPRSNAFFRKGLVVVQFTISLILISGTLIVYRQMQFLKNSELGFQKEQLLVIEVPLGDSSLTNSLPKIKAKMLQQPNVEKVSTSVQIPGERTVRVLVQTQVKEQVVEKTMAAMFVDHDFIDLMGIKLLKGRNFSKNDPTDLKGAYLINEAAARDLGWKDPLGKKLAMGDYDSSTVVGVIKDFHYTSLHHKIEPLVIALSPTPPAYLLVRLKPNHLPLTLRKVEAIWKTFDPKHPMEYFFLDANFAKQYRSEEKMLTVFGYFAGLTILIACLGLFGLTSFTAEQRTKEIGIRKVLGSSVTDIVILLSKDFALLVLISIILACPVAWYSMHYWLKDFAYQLPIQWWVFVVAGVAALFIAMLTVSFQAAKAAWLNPVKALRSE, encoded by the coding sequence ATGCTAAAGAACTACTTTAAAATAGCCTGGCGTAATTTATTACGCAACAAAGCATATTCGGCCATTAACATTGCGGGTTTAGCTACCGGTATTTCAGCGTGTATTCTTATATTTTTCTATGTAAAGCACGAGCTTACCTACGAACAGCAATTTGATAAATACGACCGCATTTACCGGGTTGTGACGGACATAAATTTGGAAGGTCAGCAAGATAAATTTGCGCGTTCACCGGCGCCTTTGGCCGCGGCTATGCAAAAAGATTACCCCGCAATAGAAAAAGTTGCCCGCTTATTACCGCTGAACAAACAAACGGTTTGGCTCGAGGATAAGGCTTACAACGAAGAAGGCCTTTTTTTTGCCGACAGTACGTTCTTTGACATATTTTCTTACGAATTCTTGGTGGGCAACCCGCGTACGGCGCTGCAAATAGCCCGAACGGTAGTTATTTCCGACCGATTAGCTGAAAAATACTTTGATTCGGTAGACAATGCCATGGGCCAGGTATTACAATTCAGCAACAATGCCTACGTGGTAACCGGAGTTTTTAAAGACGATCATCATTCGCACATTGAAGCAAACATGTTTCTGTCGGAGCGAACTTTAAAATACTCTTACGCTGATTCGGCAAATTATACCTGGTTCCCGATGGCTTGGTTCACTTATATTTTACTTCCTGAATCGGCCCAGGAGAGTTCCATTCAGCAAGAATTAGATCACTTATATAATCAGAAAGTAGCTCCCTGGTTAGAAAAATACGAGGTAAGTGCCCGGTTAAGATTTTCGCTGCAACCCATTTCGGCCATTCATTTAACTTCCGACCGCACCTATGATATTTCACCGGCCGGCAATAAATCGTACGTGTATATTTTTAGTTTTGTCGCCGTATTTATTCTCCTCATTGCCTGTATCAATTACATGAATTTGGCGACGGCCCGCTCCTCGAAGCGGGCACGCGAAGTAGGTTTACGCAAAGTAGTAGGCGCTCATCGAGCGCAGTTGGTCTGGCAGTTTGTGGGCGAATCAGTCCTGATTACTTTAATGGCCATTCTTTTGGCGGTAGCATCCGTAGAAATAATGCTGCCTTTCTTTAACGCGCTTACCGGTAAAGATTTTACGCACGCATCGTTTACCGAACCTTCCTTTATCGGCACCCTGGCTCTAATTGTGTTGTTTGTAGGTTTAATAGCTGGCAGTTATCCCGCGTTCTTTTTATCGAAATTTAAACCCGCCGAAGTACTGAAGAACGATAAAAATCCGCGTAGCAATGCTTTTTTCCGGAAAGGATTAGTGGTAGTGCAGTTTACTATTTCGCTTATCTTAATCAGCGGTACGCTCATTGTATACCGGCAAATGCAATTTTTAAAAAATTCAGAACTCGGTTTTCAAAAAGAACAATTACTGGTAATTGAAGTCCCGCTCGGCGATTCTAGCTTAACCAACAGCCTGCCCAAAATAAAAGCGAAAATGTTACAGCAACCCAACGTGGAGAAAGTGTCCACGAGTGTTCAGATTCCGGGTGAACGTACGGTACGAGTATTAGTGCAGACCCAAGTTAAAGAGCAGGTGGTAGAAAAAACCATGGCCGCTATGTTCGTCGACCACGATTTCATTGATTTAATGGGTATTAAACTTTTAAAAGGAAGAAATTTTTCGAAAAATGATCCCACTGATTTAAAAGGAGCTTATTTAATAAACGAAGCAGCGGCACGAGACCTAGGCTGGAAAGATCCGCTCGGCAAGAAATTAGCCATGGGCGACTATGATTCCAGTACGGTAGTAGGAGTGATTAAAGACTTCCATTATACTTCGTTACATCATAAAATAGAACCTTTAGTAATAGCCTTATCCCCTACTCCGCCGGCTTATTTATTAGTTCGATTAAAACCAAATCATTTGCCGTTAACCCTTCGTAAGGTTGAAGCTATCTGGAAAACTTTTGATCCTAAGCACCCAATGGAGTACTTCTTTCTGGACGCTAATTTTGCCAAGCAATACCGTTCCGAAGAAAAAATGCTCACTGTTTTCGGGTACTTTGCCGGACTTACTATATTGATTGCGTGTTTGGGATTATTTGGGCTAACTTCTTTCACGGCCGAGCAACGCACCAAAGAAATTGGCATTCGTAAAGTTTTAGGCAGTTCCGTTACCGATATTGTTATTCTGCTATCGAAAGATTTTGCCTTACTCGTTTTAATCTCCATTATACTGGCTTGCCCGGTGGCCTGGTACAGCATGCATTATTGGCTCAAAGATTTCGCTTATCAATTACCGATTCAGTGGTGGGTATTTGTGGTAGCGGGTGTAGCAGCCTTATTTATTGCCATGTTAACGGTTAGTTTTCAGGCCGCAAAAGCTGCCTGGTTAAATCCGGTAAAAGCTTTGCGATCGGAATAA